agattttgactacttattagcaccttttagcttttattttagtctaaaagcattggattgtgttcccgaaactgatgaaatgtgctaaattgcaggaatattggaagatggattcccgagatgaaatccaactcaaaaaggagtaatctaaactcaaggcaataaaaggcacagaagctcacaaagtgcggaccgcagacttTCATCTGCGGTCGCACATGATGAAGGAAAGCCTAGCAGACTTttgtgcaaagtgcggaccgcacatgaattgtgtggccgcaaaaaCTGGGCTAGGAACAAAGTTGAGAGAATGTGTAATTTCCCAAGTTCCAAGTtcctcagaagtgcggaccgcagaagaagtGTGCGGCCGAAGaagtaaaagtgcggaccgcaaaaccgAGTTGCGACCGTAGTTACAAATCTGCGGACCACAGAAAGAATGCCTCGCGGCCGCAGATCAGAATTAAGCGGCCGCATACCTCCAGTTCCTAACAAGTTGAAgaaatttgcggaccgcacatggaattgtgcggccgcagaacctcccgaaggtcATATATGTTCGAAATTTctagccctgtataaatagatgagtttcacaaatttaggtcaacttttgacatcatcgGCTACAATAGCTATTtctctttacttcttttagtagtttttcatattttgagatattttAACATaggttttatcattttaattttacaatatgagtttaattagcatttcttcttctatttcttcaattccaagaatgagtagctagatttttactagggttgtgactcaaccctagtgtgtagaCCTTATGAATGTTTAACTTAATGCTTATTTATGTTTGGGTGTTTATTAGTttgccttgttcatgctttaatttgtaggattaatggttgcaaacattagttcatgcctatttgacttagtctctacttgagaaagagagacttagtctagaaaaacttggctaataagaaattgggtcaatcgagagattgataatcccaattaaagggttcaacttcgagatagtaataacccgacttgagcttttatcaaccgtttcgTGCAATaatcatttggacttgagaaagtcaaattgggcaaaatcactctctgaccgagaggtattgaatggataattgagagttgatagctataatacacccgaTTAATAAAATGAGCATTaaagtttatatcccattaggcaaacacctaggtgatggtcatagccctaggcttttacaaaacttgaaaaacaacaaaaacaattctcTTAGTTTCATTTCTTAACTCTGCAATCTTAGTTTGAATTAGACATAGAATCAActccaatttgtggaagtgtaaattgaggtagttcaaactcacgtactataatatatacgcctaactcccatatataactccctgtggaaatcgaccctgactcttgttgggtactactaTTGCAATCGGtcgtttcataaccttgaattgaggcatgaaattggacgagatcaattaaCACCTTAATCCCTCACTCACTTGTAATgactctattacaagcctctttgtaataacactattacaaagctcacaacTCGACTCACTCTAGTCAAGACATAAACACGAGGTTTATGATTTTATaaaaggtttcctacacaatgcttctaactaagctaagtaggaattacaagtaaataaCTTTAACAAAGGTACAACATAACTAAGGATATGTAATAACTCAATGTAGGAAACTAATCCTTCGTTATGATGTTCTCTATTCTTGAAGCCCTGAGTGTCACTTGCAAGTTGGCAACACACTTAAGAGAAAGCTTGATAAATTCTGGAATGTGCAAGTGTGTTGTTTTCcctttgcttcatgttaatattatacaagtgacatcacttgaatgatgcaagcataTTTGGTAcaagggcattccccataaagtgacgGTTGCACTGTTTGCACTGTTGCATGTGTGCAGAGGTACAGTTGCAGCGATTTTACAACTGTGGGGTGTTGACTGGTACAGACAGCAAGGGAATTGATGTCCATTTGTTCTCTCTGTTGTTTCTTTGACTCTGAGTGTTGGAACATGTCccagacttgagacttgttgatcttGAGTACGTTGAGGATGTGGAACATGTTCCCTATCTGGTTCGTAttattaagtttgttagatcgtTAAAATATAACAGGGCACATAGACACATAACCTATCAAATGTCAATGATAACTTTTGAACCAACGACTTTTCTGTATTCTTATTCcacaaattttcttttatttcgtggcctctttcgtaaaggcactgatttttttttcaaaaaggcAAATCTTTGATTGTACTTTTTCATCTCACTCAATTGTTGGCTAGAAGTGCAAAGGCCTTGCCTCAAATTTTTTTACTGGAGAGTTTTGAGCTCTTCTGCATATTTTCAAAAAGACAAATAGAATCTGTGTTGTGTACTTTATTTCTGATTTGTATCTTGACGTTCGTTGGAATTTAAAGTACCGCTATTCCAACAaaagtatatatttttattttggaaAAGTAATTCAACACCTCAAATACTGCAGGGAGATTAAACTTTTTAAGGATACACATTTTggttattttagttattttatttttttattattttgaacaTGGTTTATAGTAATGATCTCCCACAATCAGTTATAACTTGAATAGAAGTAAATCATTTTACAAAGgttttctgtattttatttaccaatttcgtgtgttatatttcATAGACTGAAAAACACATATAACTAATGTCAGAAAAATGAGTAGATAATATTGACCAAGAACAAGAAGGAAACAAAAACAACTTATCAAAAAATACGGTGTCGTGCCAAGCCACTGCCTTGAAAGCAATTTCGTCCCGACTTGGCTGAAAGTTATGAATTTGCACAAAATAATTGCCTAGCAATcggttgaagaagaagaaaagatgaaagtGTTTTTCTGTGTTTGAAAACTACACAAAGCAGCTTCTAATATAGATAAGATGCTAGAGTTGTTACAAGAAGGAGAATTAACTTGGGggttatgaaaaataaaaaagtataACTGCTACAAGGTAGCTGTTTATATTCTGGTAAGCtcaaaaaatgaaataattttaGCAAAATCAGATTTGGGTTAGGCCTCAGGTATATCTTGCGCGCAGGGGGAGGGGGCAAATCGACCCATTTTGCTTTCAGGACCAATTTCTCATGTGCGCGAGGCCGCTCCCTTTTACTAGCTCTTTACAAGTCCAACAAAGAAGAATTCAATATAAAGGGAAGAAAAAGACTTTTCATAACCAATGAGGGACACTTTGTCTTTCACAAAAGACAAAAAAGTAAAGAAGGAAAAGGGACCAAAAAGAAATCTTTGACTTTGCATTACCAAGTACAAATAATACCAACAATCCCCCTCTAATGTAAAGACAAAATTAGAATAAGAATAATTCTGGGCAAAAGAAGGAACACGTAAATGTCAATATCTTTCGAGGCAATAACTAAGTGAAGTACTCTTGAACTGAATGAACATTAGTTGAGACCCCCACAACATATACTATATCCTTGATTTTATGCAAACTCTACGATACTAACAAATTACTTTTATGGTCATACACATATCTTGAGTCTCATGAGTGCTCTAGAAAGACATCCCAGGTCTTTCATAAAAGGTGACCCCGCATTTACACTCACGCAGGTAATTCCATTAAGTCTATCTATACATAGACCACCTTAAGGCTATGGAAtcattaagaaaaaaataaagctcAACCTTATAAAGCACTACCACACACCATAGGGATAGGAAATGTAGTACATATTGAGGTCTCATATGGCTTCATTTGACCAGAAACGAGTATCCACCATACTTCCTCAATCCATGGGCTTTAGCCCTATCCCCCTCGACGTTTCAAGGATAACTCTTCTTGCCAAACCCTTGGTTAAAGGATCCGCCAAATTTCTTTCGGATTTTACatatttcaagaaaataacacCATATTTCAACAATTATTTTACCGCACCATGTCTAATGCATATATGTCTTCTTTTTCATTGTACACACtatttttggcaatttcaatTGCCGCCTGTGAGTAACAATGTAGAGAAACTACTGAAGCTTGTCTTCCCCACAAAGGCACGTCTGCCAATAAATTTCTCAACCACTCGGCTTCTTGCGCTGCCAACTCAAGAGCAATGAATTCAGACTCCATAGTAGATCGTGCTATACAAGTATGTTTTGAAGACTTCCATGAAATAGCACCCGCACCTAAAGTAAACACATAGCCACTAGTGGAGCTAACTTCATCATTGTCAGTAACTCAGTTTGCATCACAAAATCCTTCTAAGACAgcagaaaatttattaaaatacaaacacCAATCCATAGTACCTCTTAAATACCTTAACAAATGATGAAGATCATTCCAGTATTTACTACCGGGGTTGTGAGTATATCTATTCAGTCTACTAACAGCATAAGCAATATCAGCAGGATGTTCGTTAAACAAAATATAATCAACTTCTAATTGttcaagaaaaattaaaagtttctaAGACCAATACTTATAATTATTTTCATCTAAAGGTTCAAGCTTTGACAGGTCAGGAAGTGTTTTGTTCAAAGTGGTAGCCATCAGtcaatattatatataaaaattgcttttaaatTGTAAGAAAAATGAGTAGATAATATTGACCAAGAACAAGAAGGAAACAAAAACAGTTTATCAAAAAATAATATGTCGTGGCAAGCCGCTGGCTTGAAGTTTGGAAGAGAAGATGAAGGAGTTTTTCTGTGTTTGAAAACTTCACAAAACAGCTCCTAATATAGATAAGATGCTACATCTGTTACAAGAAGGAGAATTAAATTGGGGTTATGAAAAATCAGATTTGGATTAGGCCTCACGTATATCTCGCGCGCAGGGGGCAATTCGACCCGTTTTGCATTCAGGATCAATTTCTCATGTACGTGGGACTGCTTCCTTTTACTAGCTCTTTACAAGCCCAACAAAGAGCAATTCgatataaagaaaagaaaagaatttttCACAACCAATGGAGGGGGACACTTTGTCTTTCACAAAAGACAAAGaagtaaagaaagaaaaagcaccACAAAGAAATCTTTGACTTTGTATTACCAAGTATAACTAATACCAACAACTAAACGAATATTTGTAATAGGCAATAAAAACTGATCTCCCTCGTAAAACTTCTCCCTCGGATAGACATGTCATTGTGTAtacaaaaagcaccatttatatACTTAAGTCCGTAAACaaagtttttaaaaataatacaGGTTTTGTCAATGACACAAACATTTCGGAGTATGATAGTCATGATACAAGTAgatatatgcatatataaaagACAGTTCTTTATATTTCTGTCAATCAATATAATAAGTGAAATTTATTATATGTATACATATAATGATATAATACTAGTAAATGATGTGACAACAAAGAGGGGCGGAAGAAACATTAAACTAAAACTTGCTagcaaaatataaaataagtAAACGAAGAGCTAATGCTAGTGATGTATTACACTGTTTACACAGCAAGAGCTAAAAAGTTGTGGCCTAATTGAGGTTGAGGAAGTCAAATATTAAATGCGACTTAAATAAAGCTAATTCAAGTGATGTTACATTCACAAAATTAGTGGCTGTCCAATTTGGTTATGAGATTTGTCATAGTGGAGCCACGTAGACaaacaaaaaatttaaatttacccCTAAACTACAAAATCGATTTATATATAATATCATTTTCAATAATTTGAAGCCTGAGCAAAACAATTAGAAATATCTATATATACCTTTGAACAATTGAAAAAGATCCAAATATATTCCTATATGGTTTCTACTTTCTACTATATCAGCCAAATCTGACCAATTATTCCGCGGCTGAAAACAGTTAGTAGAAGGGGCATATTTGAGATGAGGGGAACTTTTATGGATAGTAGGTAAATAGATGACAAATGTAAGATGACCGTAAATGTCAAGGTTTATTTGCTCCTTTTTATTAGATTCAAGAAAATCTTTTGACTTTTAAGGTCTTAATTTATTTGGCATAATTTCATTAGTTAGTTACATTTTTGTTACTATTGTGTGATTAATCGAACGGTATTTCACAATGTATCATTTGCCAAAACAAAAGGAGAACTAAGATAACTTTTTCCCCGTCATCCACTAAGAAATAACGTGTAGACCAAATTAACAATTCAATCTCAATGAGTTATGAAAACGTCATATAACATAAAGCTCTTTTGACAGGgaaaaaataagaaaaggaaGATGGTTGTAATCGAGATACTTATTCTGAATGAACGGTATTATTCTTTTCGagatataattaattattttcttaattgtaAAATGTTAGTCATTTAAAATTCTGATTCCAAGAAAAGAAAGATAGTTCCAAAGGCACTTCCTTTGAGGTCCCGACTAATTTGGATTCGCGTCACGTAAGATCCATTAAAGGGAAACGCTCCAAccagattttttttttattttcttcttgaaCTCCATAGTTCTTCCATTTTCGAATTCATTTGTTCTAGAGTTAAAGAGTAGTttgagataattaattctttgtTGAGCTAAGAAAAGTAGTTCCGCTCTTTGTCTGGAAGGGATAAGGAAATTCGTCTTAAGTAGATTAGATGCTCTAATAGATAGGGATCTGTGGTTAATATATGAAAATATTAGCGGTATAATtataatgaaaataaataaacatTGGAACTATATCAATTTAGTAAAATGAATTTGACAAATCAGTCCTTAAATGTTTATGAGAAGAAATTGCATATGAATTACTACTTGTTTAAAATGTAGTTATGTAGGAGTCAATAACATGATGCCCACCAAGTCAATTGCAAGTCTACAAATGTGACTTGCACAACCAAGTCCATAggtttgagattgaaatttaccACTTAAGCTGACCGGTGTTTGCCCAAGCATTTGGAAAGAAAAACGTGCTTTTGACAAGAAacagaagcagtttttgagaagcagaaaaaagtaatttcttctgagaaatacttttgagaaaaatacacttagaagtaatttcaaaagcttggccaaacactaattactgctcaaaagtgcttttcaaattaattagccaaatacaattactttttacttttaaaagtacttttgagaaaatcacttctcaaaataagctgattttagaagcttgccaaacaggctattaactGACATTCTAAGCATTTTGGCTAAAAAAAAATGTGCTTAGAACAATGAACATTTCACCACCAGATTGCTTAAAGGTCTTTAGAAGCTTCTACTACATTAAATTCTACAAAAAATGATCAATTCGATCCCATGAAAGAATAGAGTTTTTGACTCCCTTTTTATGTCACAAGTAGAAGAATTTGGAAAATGAGACATTTTTCTTGTCCTCCCCTTTAAGACGGCAATGACTAAAGATTTGTGGAAAATGACATTGACCAAGTCTTTTGTACCCTATAAAACAGCCATTAATATTAGCCTGTTTCTTGAACTCCAAAACAAATTAGAGGCTATTAGCAAATCTTATTACAATTATAAACCATACTTTAATTCAAGGAAGGAGCCATGCAAAAAGACCATTTTCACACTTTAGACCCTTTTCTTGAATCAAAAAATGCATACAATCAGGACAGCAAAGTATCAACACTTCAACCATGGAATGAACAAAGACAAGAAGAGAGTGATGATATAGAGTTTCAAGCTTGTGAACATATCACAAATGGCTATAGTCCTTGTTCTCCACCTTTATGGACTCAAAGGGCATTAAGAGATACCAAAAATCAAGCTTCTACTTTGTTGCCATGCTATGACTATTTTGGTAATCCTTTTCCAGGATCAAGATTACAGGTGATCAGAGGCACATTCAGTATTTAATTTTGATATGCTCAATCTTTAGATTCTACATTATGAAATTATATGCTCACAATTTAATACCTGTCAAAATTTTAATGATTTTTCACATACATATATATCATGCATGTGTCGTTAATATTGGTTGAGTTGAACTCATTGATTATATGCTCATTCGCATTTTCAGGCGATTAGGGATGGTAGGAAGCACCTCATGAGGATGATTCAGGACTTGCCAGAGTCATCTTTTGAACTGTCATTGAAAGATATTGTTGACAATCAACAAAGCACAGAAGAGGGCCAACATGCTGAAACATTAGAAAGGAGAAATCCAAAAGTTAGAATGCCACAACAGAGCAAAACTTTGAAGAGGAGTCAAATATCAAGAAGTGAAAGCATGGATAGTGGGGTTTTCTTATTAAAAATGTTCCTCCCTTCTTCTATAGGTAGCAAGAAGAAACTAAAGCCAAGGAACTGCTCAAAAGTTTCTCCAAAAACACCTGTCGACGAATCGGAGAAATCCATGAATAGGGACTGGTGGAGGATTATATATGTAGTTATAAAAGAGAATAAGTATAGTAGAAGCATCAAGAAAAGCATGAGTTACAATAGCAGCAGCAAAAGCAGGTAAAAGTTCAACCTTTCTCCCAAAAGAACATCATATAACATACTAAGTCAGTTACACAAAAGAAAACATTTAAAATCTTTTTATAAATTTTCAAGGCATTATATAGTATGAAGTCCAGTGGTGAAGCCAGGAATTTCACTAAGGATGTTCAagatttaatatatatttatagAAAGTAATATTTGACTTATATATACAGTATCATTTTATCCGGCTAAAGTTCcacgtggcatgaaccataacTCATCCTATGAGCAAAGAATAGGCAGTATGAAACTAAGATGAAATTAAGATGAATCCAGCCGACTTCAACTAGTTTGAGATTTTACGTGGTGGTGCATTCTTTTTATTATCGGATTCAACTTCTGGTTATTTAACTTCTGGTACCTGATATTTGCAGGTTGGTTGAAAACAACTGCACACAGAGGAAACAAAGAGGGTGTTTCTTTTAGTTTAGTAGTAGAAATGAACAAATAGAAGAATAGAGCAAATAGAAAACAGGATTTAGAAAAATAAAGGTGCAAATAAGTGAGGTTTCTGCATGTAATA
This sequence is a window from Nicotiana tomentosiformis chromosome 5, ASM39032v3, whole genome shotgun sequence. Protein-coding genes within it:
- the LOC104090941 gene encoding uncharacterized protein → MQKDHFHTLDPFLESKNAYNQDSKVSTLQPWNEQRQEESDDIEFQACEHITNGYSPCSPPLWTQRALRDTKNQASTLLPCYDYFGNPFPGSRLQAIRDGRKHLMRMIQDLPESSFELSLKDIVDNQQSTEEGQHAETLERRNPKVRMPQQSKTLKRSQISRSESMDSGVFLLKMFLPSSIGSKKKLKPRNCSKVSPKTPVDESEKSMNRDWWRIIYVVIKENKYSRSIKKSMSYNSSSKSRLVENNCTQRKQRGCFF